From a single bacterium genomic region:
- a CDS encoding Re/Si-specific NAD(P)(+) transhydrogenase subunit alpha: protein MKVGVLKEIREGENRVAATPDSIKKLLPKGVEVLVETGAGDHCSISDPLYEAAGAKVVSREEAAAADIVLKVQCPLEEELSLLKEGTLLITMIDPFGDGPDIMDKLAAAKVNCFGMELVPRITRAQVMDVLSSQANVGGYKAVLEAAHHYTKMFPMLMTAAGSVPPSKCMILGVGVAGLQAIATARRLGAQVEAFDVRPEVKEQILSLGAKFLELGIDESGSGSGGYAKELSEESKQKQKDALTRELARADIVITTALIPGRPAPELVTEEAVKNMKEGSVIVDMAAARGGNCPLSEADKVVVKHGVTLIGHTNLPSMVPNHSSLFFARNLVSTLELFLKKEEDKTTLTVDFEDEIVDAAMVCYDGKRRWPKQES, encoded by the coding sequence ATGAAAGTCGGAGTACTCAAAGAAATCCGAGAAGGGGAAAATCGAGTCGCGGCGACCCCGGATTCGATCAAGAAACTCCTCCCCAAAGGCGTCGAAGTCCTCGTCGAGACTGGTGCAGGCGATCACTGCAGCATCTCCGATCCGTTGTACGAGGCCGCCGGTGCCAAAGTTGTATCTCGCGAGGAAGCCGCTGCGGCTGACATCGTGCTCAAGGTCCAGTGCCCCCTGGAAGAAGAGCTCTCTCTTCTTAAAGAAGGCACCCTGCTGATCACCATGATCGATCCGTTTGGCGATGGCCCGGACATCATGGACAAGCTGGCCGCGGCCAAGGTCAACTGCTTCGGCATGGAACTCGTCCCGCGCATCACCCGTGCCCAGGTCATGGACGTGCTTTCGTCGCAGGCCAACGTGGGCGGCTACAAGGCCGTCCTCGAAGCAGCCCATCACTACACCAAAATGTTCCCGATGCTGATGACGGCCGCCGGTTCGGTGCCGCCCAGCAAGTGCATGATCCTCGGCGTCGGCGTGGCCGGTCTGCAGGCCATTGCCACCGCGCGTCGTCTCGGCGCGCAGGTCGAGGCTTTCGATGTTCGCCCCGAAGTGAAGGAGCAGATCCTGTCACTCGGCGCGAAGTTCCTCGAGCTTGGCATCGACGAGTCCGGGTCCGGCTCGGGCGGCTACGCCAAGGAACTGTCGGAAGAGTCGAAGCAGAAGCAGAAGGACGCGCTCACCCGCGAACTGGCTCGCGCCGACATCGTCATTACCACCGCGCTGATTCCCGGCCGGCCCGCTCCGGAACTGGTCACCGAAGAAGCCGTGAAGAACATGAAGGAAGGCTCTGTGATCGTCGACATGGCGGCGGCCCGCGGCGGCAACTGCCCGCTCAGCGAAGCCGACAAGGTCGTCGTGAAGCACGGCGTCACCCTCATCGGCCACACGAACCTGCCGTCGATGGTGCCGAACCACTCGAGCCTCTTCTTCGCCCGCAACTTGGTCAGCACATTGGAACTCTTCCTCAAGAAGGAAGAGGACAAGACCACGTTGACCGTCGATTTCGAAGACGAAATCGTCGATGCCGCGATGGTGTGCTACGACGGCAAGCGCCGTTGGCCGAAGCAAGAATCCTGA
- a CDS encoding NAD(P) transhydrogenase subunit alpha: MPALLLGAAGGAAASPFMVGLFIFVLACFVGYHVIWNVTPALHTPLMAVTNAISAIILVGCIHVLGSVHSPSEAKIIAFIGLVVASINVFGGFVVTQRMLSMYKKR; encoded by the coding sequence ATGCCTGCTTTATTGCTTGGTGCCGCCGGGGGAGCTGCTGCGTCCCCATTTATGGTTGGCCTCTTCATCTTCGTGCTGGCGTGCTTCGTCGGTTATCACGTGATCTGGAACGTGACGCCGGCTCTGCACACGCCGCTCATGGCCGTTACAAACGCGATTTCGGCGATTATCCTGGTCGGGTGCATTCACGTTCTCGGCTCCGTACACTCGCCATCCGAGGCGAAGATCATTGCCTTCATTGGTCTCGTGGTCGCCTCGATCAACGTCTTCGGTGGGTTCGTCGTCACCCAGCGAATGCTCTCCATGTACAAAAAGCGCTAA
- a CDS encoding NAD(P)(+) transhydrogenase (Re/Si-specific) subunit beta: MIENPNIFYLVYLIASVFFIFGLKGLSSPATARRGNTMAMVGMILAVGITLLHHDIAMSNMVWILPGLAIGAIIGVPLALKIKMTSMPELVAALHSFVGIAAVFVGIGTYMMHANAGDAISAVSTIEIWVGVFIGAITFTGSVIAFGKLSGKMKSAPIVFTGQHFVNLAIFLVMVGFGVAFTMMAKTSGDVGTQAINALGGEAGMNTQALMMLIVVTALALILGITLIIPIGGADMPVVVSMLNSYSGWAAAATGFTLENNLLIVTGALVGSSGAILSYIMCKAMNRGFISVILGGFGGDETAAAGPGMEGKTFTAAGVEDAAFMMSNASKVIIVPGYGMAVAQAQHAVRELTDLMIDRHVEVKFAIHPVAGRMPGHMNVLLAEADVPYDIVFELEEINGEFQDCDVALVIGANDVVNPAAKTDKSSPIYGMPILDAYRSRLVYCIKRSMKPGYAGVENELYYSDNCNMVFGDAKEVIEKLASAIKES, from the coding sequence ATGATTGAGAATCCCAATATCTTCTACCTTGTTTACCTGATTGCATCGGTCTTCTTCATCTTCGGATTGAAGGGCCTCTCTTCACCCGCCACGGCGCGCCGTGGCAATACCATGGCCATGGTGGGTATGATCCTGGCCGTCGGCATCACGCTGCTGCATCATGACATCGCGATGAGCAACATGGTCTGGATTCTTCCGGGCCTTGCCATCGGTGCCATCATCGGCGTGCCCCTGGCGCTGAAGATCAAGATGACCTCCATGCCCGAACTGGTTGCCGCGCTGCACAGCTTCGTCGGTATCGCGGCCGTCTTCGTCGGAATCGGCACCTACATGATGCACGCCAACGCTGGCGATGCGATCTCTGCCGTCTCCACCATCGAAATCTGGGTCGGCGTCTTCATTGGCGCGATCACCTTCACTGGCTCCGTCATCGCCTTCGGCAAGTTGAGCGGCAAAATGAAGTCCGCGCCGATCGTCTTCACCGGCCAGCACTTCGTGAACCTTGCCATCTTCCTCGTCATGGTCGGCTTTGGTGTTGCCTTCACCATGATGGCGAAGACCTCCGGCGACGTTGGTACTCAGGCGATCAACGCCCTTGGCGGCGAGGCCGGAATGAACACGCAGGCCCTGATGATGCTGATTGTCGTGACGGCCCTCGCGCTGATCCTCGGCATCACGCTGATTATCCCGATCGGCGGCGCCGACATGCCGGTCGTCGTGTCGATGCTCAACTCGTACTCAGGTTGGGCGGCTGCTGCGACGGGCTTCACGCTCGAAAACAACCTCCTGATCGTGACCGGCGCTCTCGTCGGTTCGTCCGGCGCGATTCTGTCCTACATCATGTGCAAGGCCATGAACCGCGGCTTCATCAGCGTCATCCTCGGTGGCTTCGGTGGCGATGAAACCGCCGCGGCAGGCCCCGGCATGGAAGGCAAGACCTTCACCGCCGCCGGCGTCGAAGACGCTGCATTCATGATGAGCAACGCCTCCAAGGTCATCATCGTCCCCGGCTACGGCATGGCCGTCGCCCAGGCGCAGCACGCCGTGCGCGAACTGACCGACCTGATGATCGACCGGCACGTCGAAGTCAAATTCGCCATTCACCCGGTTGCCGGTCGTATGCCCGGCCACATGAACGTTCTTCTGGCCGAAGCTGATGTCCCCTACGACATCGTGTTCGAGCTCGAAGAGATCAACGGCGAGTTCCAGGACTGCGACGTGGCGCTTGTGATCGGCGCTAACGACGTCGTGAACCCCGCGGCCAAGACCGACAAGAGCAGCCCGATCTACGGCATGCCGATCCTCGATGCGTACCGTTCGCGCCTGGTCTACTGCATCAAGCGCTCGATGAAGCCCGGATACGCCGGCGTCGAAAACGAACTGTACTACTCCGACAACTGCAACATGGTGTTCGGCGACGCGAAGGAAGTGATCGAGAAACTCGCGAGTGCGATCAAAGAAAGCTGA
- the tnpA gene encoding IS200/IS605 family transposase, with protein MSAYTQLYYHIVFSTKERKPVLDAPNRRRFFQYAWGFLKKKSCHLYRIGGVEDHVHILTHIHQTIALADLVRDLKTSTNQWIRSEDVFPFFDGWQISYAAFTKSHADKDKLIDYIKNQEEHHRKVTFIEELRALLEAEGIPFEERYLE; from the coding sequence GTGTCCGCCTACACGCAGCTCTACTACCACATCGTGTTTTCAACAAAGGAACGAAAGCCCGTCCTGGACGCGCCGAATCGCAGGCGCTTCTTCCAATACGCCTGGGGGTTCCTGAAGAAAAAGAGCTGCCACCTCTATCGCATCGGTGGTGTGGAAGACCACGTCCACATTCTCACGCACATTCACCAGACCATCGCTCTCGCAGATCTCGTTCGAGACCTTAAGACCAGCACCAATCAGTGGATTCGATCCGAAGATGTCTTCCCATTCTTCGATGGCTGGCAGATCAGTTACGCTGCATTTACGAAGTCACACGCTGATAAAGACAAGCTGATCGACTACATCAAGAACCAGGAAGAGCATCACCGCAAGGTCACCTTCATTGAAGAGTTGCGTGCTCTTCTCGAAGCCGAGGGCATTCCTTTCGAGGAGCGATATCTGGAGTAA
- a CDS encoding response regulator, protein MLDSTGKAYEEWPQESICTREFGSQGEAALDETELLRAVVDATFEAIVIHRDGKVLAANHRFATMHGYEPEEVIGRCVYDFVANQSRDRVIERVAEDARELFCGVGQRKDGSTFFVEVRGHTINFNGRPARASSIMDISARRDAEEALRETRDELRQTQKMLAVGRLAAGIAHDFNNLLTIINGYNHLIMRRKDVADDVAEAARAIQRTSRRAAALTQQLLTFSRRQVPIQRILDLNQVVYEADRLLERVLGEHIHLEINLGEKLHPIRADHGQLDQVILNLAINARDAMPEGGRLTISTENWEVCECGAAHTGLAIGTPGVRMSISDTGIGMNEETRRRLFEPFFTTKPRGEGTGLGLASAQDIISQNGGFIAVESGEGTGTTFRIFFPAAAGEVPTPEPDDFVPSGEAVTGTILLVEDNDEIRLILRNALIEAGFAVMEARSGREANRILKAEYVPPLDLLITDVIMPGLGGMELADGLLERYPNLKILFMTGYPNEDIQHVLADDRGIEVLQKPFTPEALVSRARALLRRLVQK, encoded by the coding sequence ATGCTCGACTCGACTGGCAAGGCCTACGAGGAGTGGCCGCAGGAGAGCATTTGTACGCGGGAGTTTGGCTCGCAAGGAGAAGCGGCTCTGGATGAGACAGAGTTGTTGCGAGCTGTCGTCGATGCCACCTTCGAAGCCATTGTCATCCACCGGGACGGAAAAGTCCTGGCGGCCAATCACCGTTTTGCAACGATGCACGGCTATGAGCCCGAGGAGGTGATCGGGCGATGTGTCTATGATTTTGTCGCGAATCAAAGTCGTGATCGCGTGATCGAGCGCGTTGCGGAGGACGCGCGCGAACTGTTCTGCGGGGTAGGTCAACGGAAGGATGGAAGCACCTTCTTTGTTGAAGTGCGCGGGCATACAATCAACTTCAATGGGCGACCTGCGCGGGCTTCCTCGATCATGGATATCAGCGCGCGGCGGGATGCAGAAGAGGCGTTGCGCGAGACGCGCGATGAACTCCGGCAGACGCAGAAGATGCTGGCGGTGGGTCGTCTGGCCGCGGGAATCGCGCACGACTTCAACAATCTGCTGACTATCATCAACGGCTACAATCACCTGATCATGCGGCGTAAGGATGTGGCGGATGATGTTGCCGAAGCGGCTCGCGCCATCCAGCGCACAAGCCGCCGGGCAGCGGCTCTGACGCAGCAACTCCTGACATTCAGTCGCCGCCAGGTTCCGATCCAGCGCATCCTGGATTTGAACCAAGTTGTTTACGAGGCGGATCGACTGCTCGAGCGCGTCCTCGGCGAGCACATCCATCTGGAGATCAACCTCGGCGAGAAACTGCATCCAATCCGTGCAGATCATGGACAGCTCGATCAGGTAATTCTGAATCTGGCGATCAACGCGCGAGATGCAATGCCCGAGGGCGGGCGCCTGACGATCTCGACCGAAAACTGGGAAGTGTGTGAGTGCGGCGCCGCACACACGGGACTGGCGATCGGAACGCCTGGCGTGCGGATGTCGATCTCCGATACGGGGATCGGGATGAATGAAGAGACGCGGCGGCGGCTCTTCGAGCCCTTCTTCACGACGAAGCCGCGGGGCGAAGGAACCGGGCTGGGCTTGGCCTCCGCGCAAGACATTATCAGTCAGAATGGCGGCTTCATAGCGGTTGAGAGCGGCGAGGGCACAGGAACAACATTCCGGATCTTCTTCCCCGCAGCCGCCGGCGAAGTCCCGACACCCGAGCCGGATGACTTCGTTCCATCGGGCGAGGCGGTGACGGGCACGATTCTCCTGGTCGAGGACAACGATGAGATCCGCCTCATCCTTCGGAATGCCCTGATCGAAGCGGGATTTGCCGTCATGGAAGCGCGCAGCGGACGCGAGGCGAATCGAATCCTGAAGGCCGAGTATGTCCCGCCGCTCGATCTGCTGATCACCGACGTGATCATGCCGGGTCTGGGCGGGATGGAACTGGCGGACGGACTGCTGGAGCGATACCCGAATCTGAAGATTCTGTTCATGACGGGTTACCCGAACGAGGATATTCAGCACGTTCTGGCCGACGACCGCGGCATCGAAGTGCTGCAGAAACCGTTTACGCCGGAGGCTCTGGTCAGCCGAGCGCGCGCGCTGCTGCGCCGGCTTGTTCAGAAGTGA